The Balnearium lithotrophicum genome includes a region encoding these proteins:
- a CDS encoding helix-turn-helix domain-containing protein, which translates to MAKKVTKSKKSYELRSKVIKLLARGLSQTEIAKLLGKTPQRIHQIVKEIREGDEDGLHPWDVKVKFQAIEKELWKNYDKAKDVREKVMVLAEIRETNARGVQIMQSMGLLPKVPDEVNMVATQQIQVDSKVAELPKEEREKLAQVIDTLQSLKKKKLEEKK; encoded by the coding sequence ATGGCGAAGAAGGTCACTAAGTCAAAAAAGAGTTACGAGCTAAGAAGTAAGGTTATAAAACTGCTTGCCCGTGGACTTTCTCAGACTGAAATAGCAAAGCTCCTTGGTAAGACTCCTCAGAGAATTCATCAAATAGTTAAGGAAATCAGGGAAGGGGATGAGGATGGACTCCATCCTTGGGATGTGAAAGTCAAGTTTCAAGCTATAGAGAAAGAGCTCTGGAAGAACTACGATAAAGCCAAGGATGTAAGAGAGAAAGTTATGGTCTTGGCAGAAATCAGAGAAACCAACGCTCGTGGAGTCCAGATAATGCAAAGCATGGGACTTCTTCCAAAGGTTCCTGATGAAGTTAATATGGTTGCAACTCAACAGATTCAGGTTGATAGTAAGGTGGCTGAACTTCCAAAGGAAGAAAGAGAGAAACTGGCTCAAGTGATAGATACCCTTCAGTCCCTAAAGAAAAAG